One genomic window of Osmia bicornis bicornis chromosome 3, iOsmBic2.1, whole genome shotgun sequence includes the following:
- the LOC114874296 gene encoding relA-associated inhibitor-like, giving the protein MHLPVLCLLFCVGLAFAQHNQYVTTPVPILKQINKHNEDGSYSYGYEAADGSYKIESKYPTGEVYGKYGFVDDTGSIREVEYGASRRGFEPAGPGINVPPPTLTGNSIANPNAPEDDGQYREDPSVYYTDPRYTNGERYEPIPRQPLAYNPPKPIPAPIYNPPRPPPQVQYQPKPQYQPQYQPQYRSQYQPQYQGQQQSSYPSSPIQSGVQSRPAPNVDPNAGLASYTVNYRR; this is encoded by the exons ATGCATCTTCCT GTGCTGTGTCTCTTGTTTTGCGTTGGCCTTGCATTCGCCCAGCACAATCAATACGTGACCACGCCGGTGCCCATTTTGAAGCAAATAAACAA ACACAACGAAGATGGTAGCTATAGTTATGGATACGAGGCAGCTGATGGTTCTTACAAAATAGAATCGAAATATCCAACTGGCGAAGTGTATGGAAAATATGGATTCGTTGATGATACTGGAAGTATTCGAGAGGTCGAATATGGAGCATCCAGACGTGGTTTCGAGCCAGCTGGTCCCGGAATAAACGTACCTCCACCGACTCTGACCGGTAATAGCATTGCTAATCCCAATGCGCCTGAAGACGATGGTCAATACAGGGAAGATCCTTCTGTTTATTATACCGATCCTCGGTATACTAATGGAGAACGTTACGAGCCGATTCCTCGTCAACCCTTGGCCTACAATCCACCGAAACCAATTCCAGCACCGATTTATAATCCACCCAG ACCACCCCCACAGGTGCAATATCAACCAAAGCCACAATACCAACCACAATACCAACCACAATACCGATCACAATATCAACCGCAATATCAGGGCCAACAACAGTCTTCCTATCCTAGCTCGCCGATTCAAAGCGGAGTGCAAAGTCGTCCAGCACCCAACGTGGACCCCAATGCTGGCTTAGCTTCTTACACGGTTAATTACAGGCGATAG
- the LOC114874295 gene encoding uncharacterized protein LOC114874295, whose translation MYTVATVISLVAAILVVSAQQYQQPGGNYVDEYSAYDSPRPAHPTPRSYASDAAPNRQSAAPTTPKPTPVAILKQINRHNEDGSYTYGFEGADGSFKIETKLPTGEVKGKYGFVDDTGKVRVVEYGANQYGFQPAGEGITVAPPTLVDETTSREALQAQNYQDEYQQPAARPAPLRQAPAPRPAPIQQLQYEQQAYQQPQSHTQAVYSPQVAPRQSSVPKPAIFTPAAAPQQALPKQTTILQQNDDPSPPSQLYNQGPAQFAPAPVQERRSQPQPRSQSGGILDQLARDYALPQGVAPPLHDISFGYY comes from the exons ATGTACACCGTCGCGACG GTAATATCACTGGTAGCTGCGATACTCGTAGTATCGGCTCAGCAATACCAACAGCCAGGTGGTAATTATGTTGACGAATACTCGGCATACGATTCTCCGAGACCGGCTCACCCGACCCCCAGGAGTTACGCCTCGGACGCAGCACCAAATAGGCAATCCGCGGCACCCACGACTCCGAAACCAACCCCGGTTGCCATCTTGAAGCAGATAAACAGGCACAACGAGGACGGTTCGTACACGTACGGTTTCGAAGGCGCGGATGGTTCCTTCAAGATCGAAACAAAATTGCCAACCGGAGAGGTGAAGGGTAAATACGGTTTCGTGGACGACACTGGTAAAGTACGAGTGGTCGAGTACGGAGCGAATCAATATGGCTTCCAACCGGCCGGAGAGGGTATCACCGTGGCACCACCGACCTTGGTAGACGAAACTACCAGCAGGGAAGCTCTTCAGGCACAGAACTACCAAGACGAGTATCAGCAACCAGCCGCCAGACCAGCACCTCTTCGACAGGCGCCTGCGCCTCGTCCAGCGCCTATTCAACAGCTTCAATACGAGCAACAAGCGTACCAGCAACCGCAATCCCACACCCAAGCTGTCTACTCTCCTCAAGTAGCGCCCAGGCAATCCAGTGTCCCCAAACCAGCGATCTTCACCCCGGCCGCTGCTCCCCAGCAAGCCCTTCCCAAGCAAACCACCATTCTTCAACAAAACGACGATCCATCGCCTCCTTCCCAATTGTATAATCAAGGACCAGCTCAGTTTGCACCGGCTCCTGTCCAGGAACGTCGTTCTCAACCGCAACCTCGCAGCCAAAGCGGTGGTATTCTTGATCAGCTGGCTAGGGATTACGCTCTTCCTCAGGGTGTCGCACCGCCGCTACATGATATCAGTTTTGGTTATTATTAG